CGACAAACGTCGGATCGACGTAGGTCGCTGGAAGAAGCATGCCGACCATCATGAAATGGAACACCTTCCGCCGGGTGTCCACCTCGTACGTGTTTTTTAGTTGAAACACAATGGCAAGTCCAACAATGAGAATAGCGACCCAGTAACCGCTAATGAAGAGACGTGTGCTGGTCTCGCCAAAATCATCATGGCGAACATGCTCTACCCAGCCACGGTGACACTGCTTCGCATCCGAAGTATCAAGCCGTGGGGGGAGACAAATCCAGCGTTCAAGGTTGGCCCTGACAACTCGATATCTGAACCCTGGTAGGTCACCAAAAAAGTAGCCGAGAGCCCAGCCCATAGGCTCGTTGCCATCAAGGGCATATTTCTGTACATATGGGCGGATAAAGGCCACTATGATGAATGCCAAGCAGGCATATACATAGCTTGCATATATCCACTTCCTCAGTGCTGCTTGTGCCGGTGTAAACTTGAAATATGCGCGGATAGAAACAGATGCCGtccgttttcttcttccagatgGAGTGTGCGTTGCTACTTTGCGAGAGAGTTTCTCGGGGAATGGAGTCGTATGTCTTCGAGAAATTCCGCCTGCTTTCCATCCATTCTCGATAGTGGGCGAAGAGGGATTGTGCACGTCAGATGGGGTGTCTGCCGCTATGCTGAGAGATTGAACTCTAGTAGGAGAGCTAAATCGCaaatcgtcttcgtcgtcatcggTTGAAAACGTTATATCGTCGTGTAAATCATGAGGTGATCCTAGAATTTCGTTTTTAAGCCTCTGCCAGGACAACAGTCTAACCAAGGACTTCCAAAAAGGGCGCCGTGGCGGATATGGCTCTCTTCTAAACCGCCATTTGGGAACTCTCGCCAAAACAATTCCCCATCTAATCACGGCACCACAGAGCACTAGTAAACTCAATCCACCACCCCATAGCAGAGCTTTAAGGATCTGAATCTGGGGCGATGACGCTAAGAGCAACACGTTGATCAGCGCAATCGAAAGGAGCTGAAGTTCGGCTGTAAGGAGACTGGTCGTGGTAAGATGATGTAATACTGCGGAAGCAGTTCGATGTAGGGGGTATAGCAGGACGAGGTCTTCTTGTGTGAGGAAGGAATAAGTCGGTATAAATCGAGAGTGATCTGATAGAGAAGATCGCCAAACCAGAGGTAGACAAGATAGAGCCCAGTGAAGAGAGTCATATGCAGCGTTTTGATCTAGTTTCGGAACCACTTGCTGTGGGATCGAGCTTATGCCAAGGATAATGTTGGGGAGGATAACTGCTGGGTTATTAACAGATACGAGCAGTGACACAAATATCGTGATTGATGGAGGATAGAGAAGAGGCGCAGGGTCGAAGTTTGAGGGAATCTTTAACGCcaagcttgaagatgccggGCGATTCTTGTAGCTCCATGCCATAACTCGAATCGGATACAGCAGTAACAACCCTCCATACAGGGCACCAAAGAGATAGAAATCTACAACTAGTAAGAAAGAAATTCACAAGAATGGAGGATGGATGTGATGCACCTTTACACCAAGTTCGTAATACCGGTGCCAGCAACTTGTTGGCTTGGATCATGCCAGCGAgcgtggtgatgatgccaactTCAATGGCTCGCTGTACGAGAATCTTCTTCCGGCGGATGACATCCGGTAAGATGGCCCTTTCTTCAGATTTCTTGCCATTATGTGATACTCGACGACCCGTTGGAGGTGCTGGTTCTTTCAGGACTGCGGGCGACAAGAGTGGCGTCGAGGTTCCAGATATGACCTCGTTTCGGCCTCTCAGCCCTTTGTGGGGTCGCAgttttggcggcggcaggcCCTTGAGGAAGTGttcatcgtcggcatcgGTGCCGCTATCGCTCGCTGGCGTCGATTCCTTCGAGAAGGTTGGTAGACCTGATAGCGATGGCTGGCTCGGGTCGTTGCCTAGCTTCGGAGATGCAGCTCGCTCGCCGCGAGAGACCAGATGGTCAGAGGGGTAGGGCAGCTCGGAACTCTGGTGGTGGTAGGGGTGAGGCGACCGGTTCAATGCCCGAAGGACACCTTGTTCATCTTGATCCAGAGCCTCTGTCGACTCTGGGCTGAGGTGCGTTGGCATGTCGTGTGAGGCCACTTTTGCTAGGAACCATTGAAGACGGTTGAAGTGGATGTGGCTCGAGATCTGGATGACGTATTAGGGAACTGAGGCGTCGACAGCCTTGGTGGAATtccaatggctgctgctcgggGCGGCTTCAGCAGGCAAAGGAGTGTTTACATTGGGAGAATTAAATCGAGAAAAATAAACGAAATTACGTGGAATGGTGTTTGACTTTCACATGAAAGCTACGTGTACCTTACCCACGGTTCGCTGAGGCTTTGCGAATAGTTGGTCCATTTGCTGGCATTATCACGTGAAACCCTGATGGCAGCCAAAGTCACCGCCCTGCAAATCATACGTGCATGGTACTTGCATGAATCTGCGCTTGAGATATGCTTGAAGAGGCATTTGGCCAAGAATGTGTGACGGATGATTGGCCATTTTATTGGACTTGTTCAACGGcatttaatatattaagtccctgtgcctgtgcctgtgcgTTTTTAGCATTGCAGGCGTCAACTTCACGTGTCTCGGCAACGGAAACCTCGTAGCTAGACGCCGGTTCTCCTCTGCTAATTGTCTCAACAGCTGGCTGGATCGACTGCGACTAGTAGCAGCCACGTTAAAGTTAGTGACTGATCAGTTTGTTTAAACATTACCAAAATGGGCAACAAGAGCAGAGTAGAAGCAAAGTTTGCAGCCTCGACACTCTTGCAACGCCAATTGGAACCTCCCACTGGCCTGGCACAACAAGGATGGCATTTTCACAAGGCTGAGAGGATCTGAAGCTACAGCTGCAATGCAGAGCCCCCAAGGTTGAAACCGGGATGCGTACAGCCAATTGGTGTCGAGAGAAATGCCATGCTTGAGCTGGTACACGGCCGGGAGGCTAAATGTATTCAGCTCGAGTGGAGCCAATTCAACGGCCGCAAATCATGGAAAGACATGTTGCACCAGACAAACAAAGTTGAGACTATCGAGTTGAATCTCACGAAGATAGTTTGCAGGGTTACAGATTGAAGCCGGCCGTGCTTCCGGTATCCGAAGATTGGATTCTCACTGAGAGATGCTGCCAACAGCAAGTATAGGCTTGGCATATGACTTATTAACTAATTAATAGCTGTAAGTCAATTGATAATGATATACATCAATGCTGCTCATCCGAAGCTGGagtgtgtacgagtacatatTTGTCAACAGCAATTGCCCTCCttcccctcttttctctccaatTTCTTGGAGGTTGGTCTTTTACTCTTTGACCATCCGCTGGATTGCGCGCCGTAGCCTCCGAGGCGTTTCCAGAAGCGTGGATACCCTTGCTTACCTCGAGAATTCCCCATGAGGCTGAGGGCACCAAATGCACGGACTCGCCAATCTAAACGTTGATCCAGGGCCTAAATAAGCCTTGGCTGAAATCCCAAAGTTTGCTGGCCTCTGCACATTGGCCAGAAGAGCGACAGTCTGGGCCTTCTACCCGCATAAGTCCATCGTCCAGTCGGGGCCGGCCAAGTCTCCAAATTCTCCCCTTCCCGCTTCTTTCGACTCGAATACGAGCCGCGCGAGAAAATGGGCTGAGCCAGCGTCGGTTGGGCTTTTGGCGGTGATGTCAGTGATGGAGTGCGGTTAcggagcagctgctgttAGCCGCACGGCTAGTACTCGTTTGCTTATAACACCGCTTCGGGGCGATCCCGCGGAGAATAACGAGAGCAAAAGAGCGTATCCTGGGGGGCATTCGCAAGACATGCTCACATTCGAACCTGGACGcatctcgtcgccgtcatggTTACGGGATGCTGCGGGCGGCGTTCCGGCGTCTTCAAGGCGCCCACGAAAGGGGTTACACCGCCCCGATTATTCACGATCACGGCAGGCCCTGTCCATGATGTGGAAGAGTGTAAGCAGCGGGAATGCCGGCAGCGAGAGCTAGGAAAACTAGGAAACGGGCTGTGGAGATGGGAGATCACGCCACGCTTCTCTTCGATGGACAAATGAAGAGTTTGTACGGGTGAGTAGGAGCACGCTACTGGTTACGGGCTACAGCCAGGGAGCCCATTGTGCAGATGCAATGGACGTGTTGGTGACGAGCGAAGACACTGGAAAAGAGGTCATCGCATCGCCAGACCATCATGGTTTACGCAACCCTTTTGTCGTCGGGACATGGGCCAAGGCGGGTGATATATGACCATCGGTGATCATAAGGAGATGGGCGATGCCACTTCGTAACTGCAGGTTCTCGTACAACCGGGGAGTAGGGACTCCGCTACCTGTGCTAAATGGGGATACGACAACCAAGATCCGAGGAGAGGGCACGGGAATTGCCATGACAAGGTGCAAGGTGTGGTAAGGCTAGAAACGAAAGAGCCAGACATCAAGAATGGTTGTTTTCTCCGGAGTTGATTAATCAGTCGGCACTGTCCAAGCAAGGCGCTGCTCGTCTTAGTCCTGCCACGAACTACTGCGTACCGCGGGAGTCCTCACtggcttgttgatgctggtggtTGGGTGGCGATACTCATGCCGGCAAGTGGATTAACAGCTACTGTAGACTgaaatacggagtacggaggAGCTTGCCCGAGCAAAGAATCAAGACATCGGGCGGAGAGACGAGTTTCATGAAGCCGCTCCGGGATAAGGCGCCAAATGCAGCGGCATCAATTGCTGTGTTGTCGGATAGTGAGCAGTGAGTGAGCAATTGATGCCTACATTTATGTACACGTAATCATTTAGACCTGATCCTTTGCTCACTTGCTGCTCCCCTTCTATCGCCGAGTTTCGCCCTGTCATCCTGGAGTACCTATTGCTGAAGTCGCGAGCTCCTGGGGCGAAACAGTACCCAAAAGTCTAAAAGCTTCAAGCTCAAAACAGGAACAGAGGCCTGACGTGGCGTAACGCCTGTTTGCCGCTGGAATGGAGACGCTGGGCTAATAAATCGGAATTGAATTCGTCCACCTGTGTcatgtttcttcttctccttccatGTCTGCAATCAAgtcccttttcttcccttgcttGCCGCTTATAGCATCGAGCGAGTCAGATAGTGGACGATGCATGCCTGGTACAATTGCGCCTGGTACCGCCAGTAGTCAGCTCCCTTTGGcgctaaagaaaaaaaaaataacaatcAATGCACGTCCACACATTTGAAAGCCGCCCCGAGTCTGTCAAAACCCGGCAGCGGCTCTGCAGAAACTGAAACTCGTCATGGATTCCGCGATAGCTCCCCCCCTGCAGCGGGCCTAGTGCGCTAGAGCTCTCCGAGGCCCAAAGTCGCAGCCAGTCAGAGACAGCAGATGGCTTGTGTCTGGAAATATTGGCCCTCAGCCCGTGCTTCAAGTCCCGCCAGCCCAACCTCCAGCCTGCGCAAGCGTCTGCTGTCCGCTAATAATGACGCATGGATAAGCTATCgcccttgtccttgtatCAGTGAGCTGTCATTGCTGCCGTCTTTGCCATGCCAGCTGAAGCAGAGTGGGCAGTGGGCTGGGGCCCGGGAGCCAGGGCCACCACCTCGTATCCATGGATAGCAACAGAAGAGCTTGTGATACTGTGACTGTATCGTACAAGCGCGGACACGGCGGCGAGGCTGTTCAACCGTGCCAAGCGGGTTAGCAGCCTTCGATCCTGTTTTCCATCGCCGTTgactgatgctgatgcttgctaTCCATTTCTTATCTTTCACAAGCTGGCGGAGCGCCTTTATGCAAGCCCACGGACCCTCCTCCAGCCCCCAAAACTTATACTTTTCCATCGTCGAGGAACGGCAGCCTCTCTTTCCACCACacttttccccttctcctcattcACCTGCATATATACACCTAACACATACGCGGACTCGACAGTTGTCGTCTTCGTTGGCCAGACCAGAAACGCCTCTCAGCATCCCCGACCCGACTCGGCAAAACGGAGACCTGCAGCCATCTTGCCCCAGACTTTGCCCCAAGAGGAGACTCCAGACGAGTGTAATTctccaaaagagaaaacgggACCCGCCCTCACTCGAAAACCCTCTTGCTAGACCTTTCGGGTCCGGCATAGTTGAACCCAAAAACCCAAAAACCCTCTCCGCTTGGCCTGCCGGTGGTGGCGTGTGTCTCGGATTCGTCCAGTCTCGTAAACTTCAAGACACCCCCTGCCCTGCCTGCAGCAACACGGGACTCGCATACGATACTCAACTGCCCCATTCGTTCACACTCTTGACAGTATATTATCCGCTGTCATGGCTCCCGCGGCTTACAATGACCGTGATGGTCACCTAGAGGCTGGACTTCTGAAGAGCACCCAAGGAGAGAAGCAGACCGGATATCAGCACCTTACGCAGCAGACCCCCAGCAAGAATAGGAAGATGGTTTACTTTAGGCGGGCACTGTTCATTATCGCAGTGGGCTTCGTCCTCGGCTTGGGCGTTGCCACTGCTCGGCCCAGCGTCGTCAACTGCCACAAGTCCAACAAGATGGCCGTGGCCAAGGCTCACGCCTCCAACGGGGAGCTGGCCGAGGCACTTCAGAAGGCGTCTCCTGATCTGCTTCACCGGCTGCTGCATGCCTATCTCCCCGAGAGATACCAGCACGGCGTCTTCCCCTCGGATcgtgatgccattgatgctaTCCATGGCGACGACCCTTCTGTGGCTTCGGCTATTGTCCAGATTGccaagagacaagaggaTACACCAAACAACAACTCCACCATTCCCAATTCATCGTCTACAACTCCCCCGTCCTCTTCGTCTACTTCGGTACAGGAATCCTCAACTTCGCCTGCACAGTCAACCACGGattcgtcatcatcctcgaccACGACTCCTGAGCAATCCTCGACTGAGTCTACTACGAGTAAGTTCTACCTTGGCATTGAAAGTATCATTGTGACGATGGCTAACTCACGTATCAATAGCCCAACCCCCCAGTACCACTGCTGGGTCCACAACCTCGGactcatcttcaacctctaCTCCTGCTTCCACCACCGCAGGTCGCACCACCACCGACGAACAGACTACTACTAACACCGGAAGTGCAACCTCAACCGAGCCCCCAAGCTCGACCACTTCGCCTTCTGAATCCACTACTACTACTGGTACGTCCACCACAGGAACTGAAGAGACCACTACggctgcctcctcctctcccaccaccaccgctcCAGAGTCCACCACCTCTTCTGGTAGGTCGTCATCAAGCATCGTTTCATCGTTTACCGATGCATCTACAACTGCTTCTGATACTTTGCCCCCTTCCTCTTCTACCTCTTccttcccttcttcaacttcccCTCCGGAAtcgacgacaacgacagaGACCACTACTGGTATGTCAGATTTTCGCGTTGTCGTTTGACATTGTGGAGACGGACATCCCAACTCTGGTGTTGATGCTTGGACCATTCGCCTGGATGTGAAAGGGAACTCTCATAGTTGCTTGGTTGCGAGTGCTTCAAGTTTTGCGAGACGAAACtatcattttcttcttttatcttCTGGTATTTAAACAATGGTTGTGTCAATAACTAACACGCTTTTGGCAGATAACTCCAtaacatcatcaaccactACTAGCGAGGGTCCGGCAACAACCATCACTTCAGGCACTAAGACGACGTCTGCTCCGGTTCTCCACACTTACACCAGAACTCTTCCCAACGGCGGCACCACTACACTCACTTCCACCTCATGGGTTGCCGTTGTCCCTACCGACCAGGCTGAGGGATCCAAGAGCCCTGATCTTCAGAACGCTGCCTCTCTGCCTCGTGGCGAGATGGTGCTGCCTGCTGTCATTGGTCTCTTGGTTGGAGCCGTTCTTATGGTATAAGACGGACATGACCGAcctctctttccttttttttcctcccaATATTTTCACTCTCCTTTCAACTTGCATAAGCATCAGCGTATCGATACTAGAGGAATTGGCAACGGCGTTTCATTCATTTTCATCTCAACAATTCACGGCCACTTCCTTACCACTCATTTCTTAATACAGCAACTCGGCAGATGCATAGATTGGGTAACTGCATTTTTTGATATTTTCAGCAAATAACTTGGACTTAGACTGGGATGGGGCCCTACGCGGGATAGCCTCATAATCTTTTGGCACATATGGCATAAAAAGGGGATACAGTGTACTTTCAGCATATAGCAAAGCgtacaagcaagcaaacacaGCAGCCACACATTTAGGCGCAACATATAAGAATCGTTGTTTTTTTGGACTTGTGATATTTGACATATTTCGATTTTCTAATCCATCATTGTCGTAAAATGTGTATGCTTGTATTTCTTTTGATAGATTTCATGggtatataataatttaataatttcAACATCTAGGGATAGTAAACTCCCGAAACTCCATTCCATGCAAATATGTTTCCCCTAGGACCCGATGCAAATGCACCATTGCCGTTTAGCCCGGTCCGATTTTGGGCATATCGTGATGCTCGCTCAGCCTGGACAAGTACGTATTCAGCTCCTCGACGCGCTCTTTGTGTGTCTTTAACAACTCGGGTCTTGATCCAGACGATTGCGCaatctggagaagctgtgccATATGTTAGCCAACATCATTCCAAATTGAGGCTCAAGGTGCGAACGAGGCTTACCCTCTTCTTTCTGGCTTCCTCGTAGCGTCGCTCGGACTCCGTCTTGAGTACCACTGgttcatcctcttccttgtcttcgccatcttcattgctGCGGTGATCATCGTCTACggggctcttcttcttatcgCGCCTGCGCTTGGACGTGTCGTCGCTGTCGTTGTCTTTTTTGACGAGTGCGGCATCGTCTCCGGTCGAGAGGTTCTTTTCCAGGTCTGACTTGgcggtcttcttcttcttcttgctgacTTTTGCGCCTTTCAGCTTGagggcgccgccgccaatgGCCTTGTAATCGTCGGAGCCCATTGCTAATCGTCGGATAACAGACACCAAAAAGAGGCGCGGTGCAGAGACCTCCTATGCGACGACGAGGGTTTTCACGGCGCCGACAATAAACGACAATAAACGATGAGGTGAGAATGCAGAATCGCAGATCGAATGCAAAGAGTCGCTGTCGCCTTAGTCATCAAGGAGAAAGGCCGACAATACGACGCTAGCATGTTTAAGCATTGAATGGCAGGCCAATGAAAAGCGGGCGAACAGGGGGGGGCCAATTGCTCCCATCTTTCTGCTAGTACATGCGAGGGGAACAGCGGCTCGTGTGTCGCTTCACATTTCGAACCGTTGATTAAAGTTCCTTTTGGTCCACcgactctttttctttatataattttttatattcaGGGGGAAATAGCTTCGATTGTGCTCAGCATTCGTTTTTTcagttcttcttccttctttgtTTTTACTTTCGAAGACGTCATTTACGAAGACTACGATAATCTGTGCCCTGTTCCTTTTTTTCGGTTACCGAGGCGGTTTTGTTGCGAGACAGCGCATTCCTTTGTTCCATCGGTGTCGAAATCTGCGACTTCTTGCTACGGACTACGACGACGTCTCTTCTTGCTTACGATTTGAGTTGGCTGGCCTCAAGCGATATGGGATATCTCTGCTGAATTCGCCGGTCGAAACATAAACAACTTGAAACACTGGGCGACCAGTGAGGAGGAGTCAGAAGAAAGGACACAAAAGGGCACAGGGACAAACAAGACAGCAACCATGGTGCAGTCGCAATCGCGGGACTCGCTAGAGCTCGCGTCGctggccagctccagcgtcgCCTACGACGGCGCCGCCTCGGAGGTGTCGTCGCGTCAgagcatctcgtcgtcgcGGAGGCTGTccatggtggaggaggaggatccCTTGGACGACGGCAACCCGGCGGTGAGGGGCAGGCTGGGCCGCTCGTACTCGGTGTCGTCGGCGTTCGACTTTGCGGGCAATCTGTTCCCGCTGAGCTCGACGGCCGGCGCTGGCGGATACGCACCCATTGGCGCGCCGACATCAGCAGGCAGGCCGAATGGGGGGCTGGGTGGAGGGTcgctggagaagctcaagacgcTGACGTATCTGAACGGCTTGTCGCTCATCATTGGACTGATTATCGGGTCTGGTATCTTCTCTTCGCCTAGCCAGGTGAGCGCGAGGCTCGGGTCTCCTGGCGCAGCCCTCATCGTGTGGGTGGTGGCGGGCATTCTTGCGTGGACGGGCGGTGCCTCGTACGCCGAGCTGGGAGGCGCAATCCCCCTCAACGGCGGCTCCCAGGTCTATCTTGCCAAAACGTTTAGTGAGCTGGCCGGATTCCTCTTCTCATGGGTGGCTCTCCTGGTGCTGAAGCCGGGGAGCGCTGCCAttatcgccatcatcatgggcgaGTATTTCGTCAGGGCCATCATCGGCGCGGAAGCCGAGACGATTAACCCCTGGATCAACAAGGCCGTTGCGTTGGTGGGCATCTTCATGGTGACGTTTCTCAACTGCATCTCGACAAGGGTCGGCACGCGGGTCAATGATTTTCTCATGTTCCTCAAGTTTGTGGCACTGTTGGGAGTGACTGTGGTGGGCATCGTGGTGGCCGCCACGGGCCTCTCGTTTAAAGGAGATGCAAGCAGCGAGTGGAAATCGCACGATTGGTTCACAGGCACGTCTTCGGATCCGTCAAATTGGGCGATTGCGTTGTATGCCGGACTATGGGCCTATGATGGCTGGGACAATGTGAGTTGCGAAAAGCACATGTGAACAACGAAAGAGCTGCCATCTAACTTGCGCTTCAATGTAGACAAACTACGTCGTGGGCGAGTTTCGCAACCCTAGCAGGGACCTCCCCCGCGTCATTCACACGGCCATGCCGCTGGTCATTGTCTCCTACGTCCTCGCCAACGTGTCCTACTTTCTCGTCCTCCCCTTGGCGTCCATCAACGCCTCCAACACCG
This genomic stretch from Trichoderma breve strain T069 chromosome 1, whole genome shotgun sequence harbors:
- a CDS encoding amino acid permease domain-containing protein, whose product is MVQSQSRDSLELASLASSSVAYDGAASEVSSRQSISSSRRLSMVEEEDPLDDGNPAVRGRLGRSYSVSSAFDFAGNLFPLSSTAGAGGYAPIGAPTSAGRPNGGLGGGSLEKLKTLTYLNGLSLIIGLIIGSGIFSSPSQVSARLGSPGAALIVWVVAGILAWTGGASYAELGGAIPLNGGSQVYLAKTFSELAGFLFSWVALLVLKPGSAAIIAIIMGEYFVRAIIGAEAETINPWINKAVALVGIFMVTFLNCISTRVGTRVNDFLMFLKFVALLGVTVVGIVVAATGLSFKGDASSEWKSHDWFTGTSSDPSNWAIALYAGLWAYDGWDNTNYVVGEFRNPSRDLPRVIHTAMPLVIVSYVLANVSYFLVLPLASINASNTVAVMFGSKVFGPIGALVFALIVSASCFGALNSSTFTASRLIYVAGKEGYIPDIFGRLGVGSNDNDHGLSTQRSRSWFSKKFRSCFGDEDAGLFFTPIYALLLNAVLTSGYCIIGEFSTLVTFYGVAGYTFYFVTVLGLIVLRVKEPHLERPYKTAVFAQPLQTMIVVAFVAAGIPVYFWRIRGRDRSTTRRSGDIGDAEKPWWRFWRR